Sequence from the candidate division KSB1 bacterium genome:
CTATCATGATGCTGGCTATAATCAATAAACTGAATTTGAACATCTTTTTCATAATGTATCCCTCCTGTGTTTTTGAAATGGAATTCAGCCGTGAGGCTTTTATTTAGAGCTTCACTCTTTTTGGGGGTTTATTCATTCCAGAAGGGGGTTCACATAGAAGCTGATCGCTGGCCAAAAAAAATCGATCGCCAGCTTGGGATCGATTGGATTGGAAAGGTGCAGTGAAGATTGTCATATCGTTTCCGAATCCCTTCGCTGGTATTATCCAGATCAGGTTCCAAGGGTTTAATCTCAGCCCGCCTCTCGGCGAACACCCCTTCGGAAAATTTCACTCTTTTTTACTTTTTCAACTGAAACCAGTTCCCATTTTTTTGATCATGAATTGCGCTGTAGGACAGGTTGCCAACCTGTCCTACAAAACAGCGAGGGCAGAGATGTACTCCACCTCGAAGGTGAGCATATCTCTGGGATGGGAACTCACCTGGCAGGTTTTTATCCCGTGCTCTGGGAATTAATCCGTAAGGATTTTATCGTTATAGCTTGGGAAACGTTTTTTGACCACGGATTTTGCCAATTTTTCTAATTGCGCTAAAGGATGGGAATTCAGCCGTAGGGATTGTATCCAATGTTCGGGAGTTATTCCATAAGGATTTTATCCAATTAGCGGCGAAGGGGTTTTTATATTGCATTTAGAAAACGATCACTTCACCGCTGAAAAGGGGACATTGGAGTACCATATTCGAACCAGCCGAAATTCGGGGCGTTAATTTGCTATTCTGGCAAAAGCATTATAAATCTTTTAATAGAGCCAAAAAATCCGATAGATTTGTGGAATAAATATTTCCATCGGTGATGGTACCTGGCGTTCTGGAAATCAGTACTTTATTGTGAGCGCCAATGAGATCAGCGGTCTTCGTTAAGCGATCCATATCCTCCTTTTTAACATGGGAGGTTAATTTGACCTCGATAGCCCAGATTTTACCTTTGATAATCAAAACCAGGTCAAGCTCATAACCATCATTGGTCTTGAAAAAATACGGTCCATCAAATTGGATGTCATGGTTGTTTAAGAAAATGAGGATTTGCTCGATACCCCATCCTTCCCAGCTATAACCAACCCAGGGCTGTTGCAGCAACTGCTCAAAAGAACCAATATTGAGCAGGCTATGCAGCAGTCCCGAGTCTCTCCAATAAAGCTTGGGGCTTTTAACCAGCCGTTTTTTAATATTGGCAAAGTAGGGTGTTAATTTTCGGATCAGATAAACCTGCTCCAGATAATCGAGATAGGTATTGACCGTATGATAAGTTAGTCCCAGGCTTTTTCCGATTTGACTGGCATTCCAGACATTGCCATGAAAAGCAGCCAGCATTTTGAAAAGTCGCTGGGTGACTTGCGGTTTAGCAGGCAGCCCCCATTTAGGCAAATCGCGCATGGCCAGCAAGTCCAGATAGCTTTTTTGCCAGACGGGGAACTGAATCTTATTGAGGATACCACCATCGGGATAGCCACCCATCAGCCATAAATCGTCAGCTTTCGACTTGATTTCAGTCAGGGCAAAGGGAGCGAGCTCACAAATCGCGATCCTGCCCGTCAGGAAATCCGCGACGTCTCTCATCAAGCTGGGAGAAACCGATCCCAGGATCAAAAATCTTCCGTTTCGCTGACGATCTTTGTCAATCGCGCTGCGGATTCTTGGAAAGATCTCAGGAAAATTTTGGGCTTCATCAAGAATGATTGGCTGGTCTGAATCGATGATTTCGTTCCACAGCAAGTCGAGGCGCAATTTTTCCTCTTCCAGCTCCAGATCGAAATAAAGCGATGAGAGCGTTTGCGCCAACGTTGTTTTCCCCGTTTGTCTGGCCCCGAAGATGGCCACTGCGGGGAAATTTCCCAATCGCTCCTGAATGACTTTTTTGAGATCACGTGCTATCATGATTTGCAATTTAGAAATTAATTTCTAAATTGTCAAGCGAAATTTTTGTTCCAAGCAAAATCCTGGTATTTTGTAAGGTGTGGAGTAATTCGGCTCCAGAAAATGCTTTGCAGTGCTAGTAGGAGTTTCTATTTTGGGGGAATACGAAACGATTCCCAAAACCGAGAGGTTTAGGAATCGTGTTTCTGCTGCGAATTGCGCTGTAGGACAGGTTGCCAACCTGTCCTACACGCCAAATTGCAAATTTGCCCGAGGGCTAAAATTACCAATTTGCGGTACAACTTCCGGGCCGAGACCTTGATGCTGTGAATGCTTTGGGCGAGCTGCTGTTGTTGTTGAGGTGTCATCTCTTGCCAGGCAGCGAGCACACTGGGTTCGGGCTCGCTCACTAACAGGTCGAGCGGGAAGATCGTTTCATCGGCAACTTCAACCTGTTGAAAACCTGCTGCGCTTATTTTCCCCAAATAATCTTCTTTTAAAAGCGCACCGGCCAGACAGCCCG
This genomic interval carries:
- a CDS encoding ATP-binding protein, which produces MIARDLKKVIQERLGNFPAVAIFGARQTGKTTLAQTLSSLYFDLELEEEKLRLDLLWNEIIDSDQPIILDEAQNFPEIFPRIRSAIDKDRQRNGRFLILGSVSPSLMRDVADFLTGRIAICELAPFALTEIKSKADDLWLMGGYPDGGILNKIQFPVWQKSYLDLLAMRDLPKWGLPAKPQVTQRLFKMLAAFHGNVWNASQIGKSLGLTYHTVNTYLDYLEQVYLIRKLTPYFANIKKRLVKSPKLYWRDSGLLHSLLNIGSFEQLLQQPWVGYSWEGWGIEQILIFLNNHDIQFDGPYFFKTNDGYELDLVLIIKGKIWAIEVKLTSHVKKEDMDRLTKTADLIGAHNKVLISRTPGTITDGNIYSTNLSDFLALLKDL